Within the Streptomyces sp. R41 genome, the region GAGGGCCAAGCGGCTTTCGTTTCTGTCCGACATGGACCAACTCGGAGAAGCGGTTGAGCGGGCCTGTCGGCTGCTGGACCCTGATTTCCGCCGGTCAACCTGGAGATCCTCGGCAACACGGACCCGTTCTTGCATGCCCATGTCTGGCCGCGGTTCGAGTGGGAGCCGACTGAGTTGGTAGGCAGGCCGGTGGCTGTATCCGCGTGAGCGGTGGAGTGAGGAGCGGTTCAGGCTCGGTCCGCAGCATGATGTGCTGCGGGATGCGATCGGCAGTGAACTGGACGAGTTGCGTTTGAGAACCCATCTTTGAACCGGCCCTCCGGGCCCTCCGAAGCAGTGCCGCTCCGCCGACCTGATCGGCTGCAGCGTCATGGGTTTTCTCGATACTCCACAGCGCGGCCGATGAGTTTGTGGCTCCCAGCCGGTCCAAGCTCGTGACACCTAGGAAAGGACACCGCCATGTCGGAGCTTCTCGTCGACTTCATCACCTCCCTCGACGGCCACGCATCGGGAGAGGGATGGCCCGGGTTCTGGGGCCTCGAGGGCCCGGAGTACCTCGCATGGCTCGGCGAGCAGCCCGAGGCCACCTACCTGATGGGAGCGAACACCTACCGCCTGATGTCGGGCTTCGCCGCAGGCGAGGTCCCGAATGGCCAAGACGAGTTCAGGCCCGAAGAAGAGGCGTCCGTCGACGAGCTCACGCAAGCGTCCAAGGTGGTGTTCTCCTCCTCACTCGAGGAGCCACTGACGTGGGCCAACTCCACGCTCGTCCGCGACGACGCCGTCGAGGCGGTCCGCGCCATGAAGTCGAATGGCTCGGGGCTCCTCAGCACGATCGGCAGCCTCAGCCTGTGCCGGTCCCTGCTACGAGCCGGACTCGTCGACCGCTTCCGGGTCGTGATGTTCCCGGTGATCACCGGGGCCACGGGCGAAGAGCGCATCTACGACGGCTATCCGGACGTTGCCCTCGAGATGATCGAGCACCACACCTTCGACGGCCGCATCCAGCTGGTCGAGTACAAGCCGCGCGTGCTCGAGCACCCGCCGCTCGGCGTCCCTGCGTGACGTCGCCCCGTCCGCCGGTCTGGACGGCCGCCAGGCCGGCGCCGGCGGGCGCGGAGCAAGACCTAATAGGGGGCGAACGGCCAACGTCAGGACGCCCGGTCCAGGTCGTGGCGCGGTTGAGGGAGACAGGGTTCTTCTCGCACCCGGAGGTGATCGCGGCTGTTGCCCGGGATCATCCAGCGCGGCAAGCCGGGCGCGGTGCTGGTAGTCGCGCCGCGCGAACTGGACGTCATCGAGAACGATCCACCGGTCTGCGGCATACAGCTTGGCCAGCGTGGACAGCCGCGGGAACAGATTCGGTTGGTGGATGGCGCACACCCCGCCGGGCGTCCCAGACCGGCGGGTGTCAGCTGTTGATGAGGCGGCTGTCGAAGCCGGCGCCCAGGAGGCGCTCGTAGGCGTCAACCACATCCCCCGGTACGTCCTGCGCGACGGCGAAGCCGAGCTTCGGGTACTCGATCACCCGTTGCAGGTCGCCGGCGAGCATGTCGACGACAAGCTTCTCGTCACCGATGAACTTGATGTAGTCGTCCAACTCCAGCGGTTCGGAGGCGCACACGACGTCCACCTCGGGCCACAGCTTGCGGCAGGTCGCGTACGAGCGGCGCTCCATGTACGGCTTGGAGATCAGCAGCAGCGACTCCACCTGCACGGCGGCCTCGGTCAGCAACTCACGGGACAGGGTGATGTTCTGCCCGGTGTTCGCGGCCTTCGACTCGACCAGGATCGCCTCGTCCGGGACGCCCAGGGCGAGCGCGTGCTCGCGGTAGTGGACGGCCTCGCCGCGCGGGAAGCGGGCGCGGGTGGTGGGGCTGTTGCCGCCGCTGAACACCAGGACGGGAAAGAGGCCGGCACGGTAGAGACCGGCCGCCGTGGTGGCCACACCGAGGTCGTGGCTGCCCAGACCGATCGCCGCCGAGCAGGGGCGCACCTCGTGGCCCATCTGATGGTAGTCCCAAATCAACGTCGCGTCGTGGAACTGCTCGTCGGTGATCTGCCGCTGCTGCTCCGGCACTGGCACTCCCTGACTCATCCCTGCTGGCCCCTTCCGATGCCCAGCTGGTGACTCAGCCCGAACTGCCGGGCCACCAGTGCCGCCTGGTCCAGGACGGACAGCCCATCATTGCGGGTTGCCGCATCCGACAGAAGGATGCACCCGTACGCGGTGTCCAGCCGCACACGCTGCATCGGGGAGTCGACCGTGCCGGCGGTGCGCGCGATGTCGATGTAGTGCAGGGCCTGCTTCAAGTCGCCAGCGCCGCGGTGGGCCAGGGCCAGTTTCTGGTGGGCGACCGACCAGTCCTCCGGCTCGCCCAGGTCCTCGAAGGCGCGGGTGGCGGCCGTCATCACGTTGGTGGCGTACTCGTTGTTGCCCTCCTTACTCAGGGCCGTACCCACCCAGAGCCGAGCTCTGGCCCGGTCGCGGGGGCTCAATCGCTCGTCGGTGGCGAGGAGTTGGTACTGGCGGGCGGAGGCTTCCAGCTGCCCGGACATCTCCTGGACGACGGCGAGGGAGAGTTCGATCTGGGCCACTCGGCGCGGGATGTCGAGTTCGGTGAACAGGCCGCGGGCAGTCCGGTAGGAGAGCGGGCCGAGGATTGCGCCTTGGTCCCGTTGGAGGTCGCCGAGGAGCGCGGCAGCCGGGCCAGATTCTTGATCCGTGACCGGGACTCGAAGTTCACGGCCGCCTTCGACGCCTTGCTGGCCGACGCCGGGCTGAAGGTCGTCACCACCGGCATCCAGATGCCGCGCATGAACTCCCTCATGGAACGGTGGATACAGACCTGCCGGCGCGAGCTGCTGGACCGCACCTTGATCTGGAACCAGAGCCACCTGATGCACGCGCTCCGCGAGTTTGAGAATTTCTACAACTGGCATCGACCGCACCGAACGCTGAAGCCAGCCGCGCCGCTTCGCCCACGACCCGAACCGATCCACGTGCCAGCGCACGTCAGGCACCTGGACGTCCGTCGACGAGACCGCCTCGGAGGAACCCTGCACGAGTACCAACATGCCGCCTGAACAGGCCAGATGATTAATCGGCACCCGCAGAGACAAGGGCTATCGAGGCGCAGGCGGCACGGTCCGCACCCCCTGCTGGGGACGGTGGGAGACCCTTTCCAGTGATCAG harbors:
- a CDS encoding dihydrofolate reductase family protein is translated as MSELLVDFITSLDGHASGEGWPGFWGLEGPEYLAWLGEQPEATYLMGANTYRLMSGFAAGEVPNGQDEFRPEEEASVDELTQASKVVFSSSLEEPLTWANSTLVRDDAVEAVRAMKSNGSGLLSTIGSLSLCRSLLRAGLVDRFRVVMFPVITGATGEERIYDGYPDVALEMIEHHTFDGRIQLVEYKPRVLEHPPLGVPA
- a CDS encoding YdcF family protein is translated as MSQGVPVPEQQRQITDEQFHDATLIWDYHQMGHEVRPCSAAIGLGSHDLGVATTAAGLYRAGLFPVLVFSGGNSPTTRARFPRGEAVHYREHALALGVPDEAILVESKAANTGQNITLSRELLTEAAVQVESLLLISKPYMERRSYATCRKLWPEVDVVCASEPLELDDYIKFIGDEKLVVDMLAGDLQRVIEYPKLGFAVAQDVPGDVVDAYERLLGAGFDSRLINS